A stretch of Imperialibacter roseus DNA encodes these proteins:
- a CDS encoding glutamate--tRNA ligase family protein, which produces MQKLQLPAPITRFAPTPSGFLHIGNVYSFLITWLLARKNNGQILLRIDDLDQERVRPEYVENIFRTLEWLGLDWDLGPSSVEQFEKEFSQLRRMELYEAALQKLENEGAVFGCDCSRKLVKKLIEAHNYEGICQHKGLELHGPDISWRLKTEGMAVVQMKRFKNDTTVEKLSYAQSHFVVRRRDGIPAYHLASVVDDVHFGVNAIVRGEDLFESSVAQLYLAQKLGLGTFSHAEFFHHPLILDGGVKLSKSQRSSAVLDEFSQDKAKLFRKLGGWLGLQPEACGSLDEMLKQFSFERVARTNSH; this is translated from the coding sequence TTGCAAAAGTTACAGCTACCTGCGCCCATTACCCGATTTGCACCCACTCCCAGTGGTTTTTTACACATCGGCAATGTCTATTCCTTTCTAATCACGTGGTTATTGGCCCGAAAAAACAATGGGCAAATTTTACTCCGGATCGACGACCTGGATCAGGAAAGAGTGAGGCCGGAGTACGTTGAGAACATTTTTCGCACGCTGGAATGGCTCGGGCTGGATTGGGATTTGGGGCCTTCTTCTGTTGAGCAGTTTGAAAAAGAATTTTCCCAACTTCGCCGCATGGAGCTTTATGAGGCTGCTTTGCAAAAGTTGGAGAACGAAGGGGCGGTTTTCGGCTGCGATTGTTCCCGAAAGCTGGTGAAAAAGCTCATTGAAGCGCACAACTACGAGGGAATATGTCAGCACAAAGGCCTTGAGCTCCATGGCCCTGATATCAGCTGGCGTCTTAAGACCGAAGGAATGGCAGTGGTTCAAATGAAGAGATTCAAAAATGATACAACTGTAGAAAAGCTGTCATATGCTCAATCTCATTTTGTTGTCAGAAGAAGAGACGGCATTCCGGCCTATCACCTGGCCTCGGTGGTTGATGATGTGCACTTTGGGGTGAACGCTATTGTGAGGGGAGAGGACCTTTTTGAAAGCTCGGTGGCGCAACTGTATTTGGCTCAAAAGCTGGGGCTGGGCACTTTTTCTCATGCAGAATTTTTTCATCACCCGCTGATCCTGGACGGGGGAGTGAAGCTTTCCAAGTCGCAGCGGTCGTCAGCAGTGTTGGATGAGTTTTCGCAGGACAAGGCAAAACTGTTCCGAAAGCTCGGTGGTTGGCTGGGGCTGCAACCGGAAGCGTGCGGGAGTTTGGATGAGATGTTGAAGCAGTTTTCTTTTGAACGTGTTGCACGAACTAATTCACACTAA
- a CDS encoding ABC transporter permease translates to MLIGNYLKLAFRHLLKSRETSIINLGGLIVGFTCAMLIFLFAKNQLSFDDWNTQKDNIYRVLTIDEALGVSSNLVGITMPAIGPAMKTELSQVKETTRISYSGRNLVEYNDVPLYTENCAYVENSIFNVFDLELLAGNKETVLLNPNTAVLTESFAKKVFGVEDPMGKTFEIDNSTNMQVVGIVKDLPTNTHLRFDVLASLVPTEADSSTRQFLSTWRSIAITTYAVLEPGASEEATEADMEALIRKNDVGENFSVTLQPLSDVHLSSTGILFDNFNFEKTDLNYVYTLLMVGLFVILIATFNFMNLSTARSANRAKEVGMRKVLGAYKPQLVVQFLSEAILLCTIAMLVSLLAVGLLSSYLDFGIPDNLLVYLLSDASTVVGILGITLGIGVLAGFYPAFFLSGFQALKVLRGNFKTGKSGVWLRRLLVIIQFTASVTMIIGTVVVGRQLNYIKSIDKGFSEEQVITLSLSDQTVQQKAEAMKNELLQQRGVLSAAYSSSMPGRGFGRRGIRPEGSDPDDVWIVSVMSVNEDYFPLMGMEIVKGRNYSKDFPADEQQSLIINEAAAAALGWDEPVGKKIGYGPAERTVVGVVKNFHFASMRHKIEPIIIAFNPNPTSTLSVKIDASQTKEVLASMESMWKTMLPAHPYEYTFFDEEFGRQYESDEEFAGLIQNFTWLSIFIACLGLFGLSTFTAEQKVKEIGIRKVLGASVQGIVFLLSQEFLKLVVVACLIAVPIAWYSMDGWLEGFAYRIELKWWFFVAAASAAVLISVLTVSYQSIKAAIRNPAGSLRTE, encoded by the coding sequence ATGCTTATTGGAAACTACCTCAAACTTGCTTTCAGGCATCTCCTGAAAAGCAGGGAAACCTCCATCATTAACCTTGGAGGGCTCATCGTTGGCTTCACATGTGCCATGCTCATTTTTCTTTTTGCCAAAAACCAGCTCAGTTTCGACGACTGGAACACCCAAAAGGACAACATCTACCGGGTGCTCACCATCGATGAGGCGCTGGGAGTCAGCAGCAACCTGGTCGGGATTACCATGCCTGCTATTGGCCCCGCCATGAAGACAGAACTCAGTCAGGTGAAAGAAACCACCCGGATCAGCTACAGTGGCCGAAACCTGGTCGAGTACAACGATGTGCCGCTTTACACGGAGAACTGCGCCTATGTTGAAAACTCGATTTTCAATGTGTTTGACCTGGAGCTGCTGGCGGGCAATAAGGAAACAGTGTTGTTGAACCCGAACACAGCGGTTTTGACAGAAAGCTTCGCCAAAAAAGTGTTTGGGGTAGAAGACCCCATGGGAAAGACCTTTGAGATTGACAACTCAACCAATATGCAAGTGGTGGGGATCGTAAAAGACCTGCCAACAAACACACACCTGAGGTTCGATGTGCTGGCATCGCTGGTGCCTACCGAGGCGGACAGCTCTACCAGGCAGTTTCTGAGTACCTGGCGGTCGATTGCTATTACCACTTATGCGGTACTTGAGCCTGGTGCCAGCGAGGAAGCTACAGAAGCAGATATGGAAGCGCTGATTAGAAAGAATGATGTGGGTGAGAACTTTTCGGTCACCTTGCAACCCCTCAGCGACGTGCATCTGAGCTCAACAGGAATACTGTTTGACAATTTCAACTTTGAAAAAACCGATCTCAACTATGTGTACACGCTGCTGATGGTGGGCTTGTTTGTCATTCTGATCGCCACTTTCAACTTTATGAACCTCAGTACAGCCCGCTCGGCCAATCGAGCCAAAGAGGTGGGCATGCGCAAAGTATTGGGCGCCTACAAACCGCAATTAGTGGTTCAGTTTTTAAGTGAAGCCATCCTGCTATGCACCATCGCCATGCTCGTGTCTCTGCTGGCAGTTGGTCTCTTGTCGAGCTACCTTGATTTTGGTATCCCGGATAACCTGTTGGTTTACCTACTTTCTGATGCTTCCACCGTGGTGGGCATTTTAGGCATTACATTGGGCATCGGGGTGCTGGCCGGCTTTTATCCAGCCTTTTTCTTGTCTGGCTTCCAGGCTCTCAAGGTGCTTCGTGGCAACTTTAAAACAGGGAAAAGTGGTGTTTGGCTTCGAAGGTTGCTGGTGATCATTCAGTTTACTGCCTCTGTCACCATGATCATTGGAACAGTGGTGGTTGGCAGGCAGCTCAACTATATCAAAAGCATCGACAAGGGCTTTTCGGAAGAGCAGGTTATTACGTTAAGCCTGAGCGACCAGACTGTTCAGCAGAAGGCTGAGGCCATGAAAAATGAGCTGCTACAGCAGAGAGGCGTTTTGTCAGCCGCCTACTCTTCGAGCATGCCGGGCCGGGGTTTCGGGCGCCGGGGCATCAGGCCGGAGGGAAGCGACCCTGATGACGTGTGGATCGTGAGCGTGATGTCAGTCAATGAGGACTACTTTCCGCTCATGGGCATGGAAATAGTAAAAGGGAGAAATTACTCAAAGGACTTTCCTGCCGACGAGCAGCAAAGCCTGATTATCAACGAAGCAGCGGCGGCAGCTTTGGGCTGGGACGAGCCAGTTGGAAAAAAGATTGGGTATGGGCCAGCTGAAAGAACTGTCGTGGGTGTGGTGAAGAACTTTCACTTCGCCAGTATGCGTCACAAAATTGAGCCCATCATCATTGCCTTCAACCCCAATCCGACCTCAACGCTGTCAGTGAAAATAGATGCTTCTCAAACTAAAGAAGTGCTCGCTTCAATGGAAAGCATGTGGAAAACGATGTTGCCAGCCCACCCTTATGAATATACGTTCTTTGACGAAGAATTCGGTCGCCAGTACGAAAGCGACGAAGAGTTTGCTGGCCTGATCCAAAACTTTACATGGCTGTCCATCTTTATCGCTTGTCTTGGTTTGTTCGGTCTTTCCACTTTTACGGCAGAGCAAAAAGTAAAAGAGATTGGCATACGCAAAGTGCTGGGAGCCTCTGTGCAGGGCATAGTGTTTTTGCTTTCACAGGAGTTTTTGAAGCTGGTGGTTGTAGCCTGCCTCATTGCCGTGCCAATAGCCTGGTACTCCATGGACGGCTGGCTGGAAGGTTTCGCTTACCGCATTGAGTTGAAATGGTGGTTCTTCGTTGCTGCCGCCAGCGCTGCAGTACTCATTTCAGTGCTGACAGTGAGCTATCAATCGATCAAGGCGGCGATAAGAAACCCGGCTGGGTCGCTACGAACGGAGTAA
- a CDS encoding precorrin-2 dehydrogenase/sirohydrochlorin ferrochelatase family protein — protein sequence MSQNTLFPVFLKLENFNTLLVGGGNVGLEKLTALLVNNPLANVMVVADRYLEETEKLAKSSPNVVLTYRKFEFDDLNNKQLVILATDNFELHKEIKLKTTELGILTNVADTPALCDFYLGSIVRKGDLKIAISTNGKSPTLAKRMRQYLEEAIPDSMQSLLDNMKTFRDKLKGDFSTKLEVLNDLTSSMIEKEKKDN from the coding sequence ATGAGCCAAAATACGCTTTTTCCGGTTTTCCTGAAACTCGAGAACTTCAACACGCTGCTTGTGGGAGGTGGCAATGTGGGGCTCGAAAAGCTTACTGCATTGCTGGTCAACAACCCACTGGCCAATGTAATGGTTGTTGCCGATCGCTATTTAGAAGAAACTGAAAAGCTGGCAAAAAGCTCCCCCAATGTGGTGCTGACCTACAGGAAGTTTGAATTTGACGACCTGAACAACAAGCAGCTGGTGATACTGGCGACAGATAATTTTGAACTTCACAAAGAAATCAAACTAAAGACAACGGAGCTGGGCATTTTGACCAATGTGGCAGATACTCCGGCGCTGTGTGATTTTTACCTTGGCTCTATCGTTCGCAAAGGAGACCTGAAAATTGCCATCTCTACGAACGGCAAGTCGCCCACCCTGGCCAAGCGCATGCGACAGTACCTGGAGGAAGCTATCCCCGACAGCATGCAGTCGTTGTTGGACAATATGAAAACCTTTCGGGACAAACTGAAAGGCGACTTCTCAACAAAATTGGAAGTGCTGAACGATCTCACCTCATCGATGATTGAAAAAGAAAAGAAAGACAATTAA
- a CDS encoding nitrite/sulfite reductase produces the protein MQSFRSELEDINNPVIEKDIIDLADKISKFRNLQIDDDKFRSVRLARGVYGQRQPGVQMIRIKLPYGKITTRQLVHIANLSDEFASSTLHATTRQDIQIHYVSLDRTPELWAKLEKEKITLREACGNTVRNVTGSAKAGIDPNEPFDITPYAQATFEYFLRNPICQEMGRKFKISFSSSDEDSAFSFIHDIGFIAKVKQVNGKEVRGFKVVVGGGLGAQPMLAQVAYEFMEEDQIIPFAESLLRVFDRYGERARRQKARMKFLMAEIGLQGLLDLAKAEYPALKHKTFRIDTTSVQQPEPQPEGKVYPEVSIDNEARYQLWLQTNVFPQKQKGFFAIGLKTQLGNLSSDKARALAEVVREFAADELRITVTQGYILKFVREEALRGLYVALDKLGLANPGFESTADVAACPGTDTCNLGISSSYGIAVELERVMTEEFPDLVKNSDISIKISGCPNSCGQHGIAGIGFHGSSQKKDGLVLPALQVLLGGGVDADGNGRIANKVIKIPSKRGPEALRVLLADYDENGNDGEYYKDYFARQGDRYFYTLLKPLTSLDDLSDSDFVDWGEEQNFKVETAVGECAGVIIDLVATLFYDSEEKLDWANEAFAEGRWADSLYHSYNVFVTSAKALLLSEDVKNNTQIAIIRDFDRIFVEKGEFTFPEGSFEAHITKISSNEPTKAFAGTFKEEAAAFIEKVKATRTKQLIASN, from the coding sequence ATGCAAAGTTTCAGAAGTGAGCTAGAAGACATCAACAACCCGGTCATTGAGAAAGACATCATTGACCTGGCAGACAAAATTTCAAAATTCAGGAACCTGCAGATCGACGACGACAAGTTCCGTAGTGTGCGCCTTGCAAGAGGAGTGTATGGTCAACGACAGCCTGGCGTACAAATGATCAGGATCAAACTGCCCTATGGCAAAATAACTACCCGGCAGCTGGTGCATATAGCCAATTTGTCGGATGAGTTTGCCAGCAGTACCCTGCATGCCACCACACGGCAGGACATTCAGATTCACTATGTAAGCCTCGACAGGACACCCGAACTTTGGGCAAAGCTTGAAAAAGAAAAAATCACACTTAGGGAGGCCTGCGGTAACACAGTAAGAAATGTAACCGGATCTGCCAAAGCGGGCATTGACCCCAACGAGCCATTTGATATCACGCCTTACGCCCAGGCAACATTTGAGTACTTTCTGCGCAACCCTATTTGCCAGGAAATGGGCAGAAAGTTTAAAATTTCCTTCTCCAGTTCCGACGAAGATTCGGCGTTCTCTTTCATCCACGACATCGGGTTCATTGCCAAAGTGAAGCAGGTAAACGGAAAAGAGGTTAGAGGTTTTAAAGTGGTTGTGGGAGGCGGCCTTGGTGCGCAACCGATGCTAGCCCAGGTAGCCTATGAGTTCATGGAGGAAGATCAAATCATTCCGTTTGCCGAGTCACTCTTGCGGGTTTTCGATAGATATGGTGAAAGGGCACGCCGTCAAAAGGCACGCATGAAGTTCTTGATGGCCGAAATCGGGTTGCAGGGCTTACTTGATCTGGCCAAAGCTGAATATCCGGCGCTCAAACACAAGACGTTTCGTATTGATACCACATCAGTACAGCAGCCTGAACCGCAGCCAGAGGGAAAGGTATATCCGGAAGTAAGCATCGACAATGAGGCTCGGTATCAGCTATGGCTGCAAACGAACGTTTTTCCTCAAAAGCAAAAAGGCTTCTTCGCTATCGGGCTTAAAACCCAACTTGGCAACCTGAGTTCCGACAAAGCAAGGGCGCTTGCAGAGGTCGTCAGGGAGTTTGCAGCGGATGAACTCAGAATTACTGTTACTCAAGGCTACATACTCAAGTTTGTAAGGGAAGAGGCACTTCGGGGTCTTTACGTGGCATTGGACAAACTGGGGCTGGCCAATCCCGGTTTCGAATCGACTGCTGACGTGGCTGCCTGCCCAGGCACCGACACGTGTAACCTGGGCATTTCCAGCAGCTATGGCATTGCTGTTGAACTGGAGAGGGTAATGACCGAAGAATTTCCCGACCTGGTGAAAAACAGTGACATCAGCATTAAAATCAGCGGTTGCCCCAACTCTTGCGGGCAGCATGGCATTGCTGGCATAGGCTTCCACGGCAGCTCTCAGAAAAAAGACGGGCTGGTTCTCCCTGCCCTGCAAGTGCTTCTCGGTGGGGGAGTTGACGCCGACGGCAATGGCCGTATTGCTAACAAAGTGATCAAGATCCCCAGCAAAAGAGGCCCGGAAGCACTGAGAGTGCTACTCGCCGATTATGACGAAAATGGCAACGATGGCGAGTACTACAAAGATTATTTCGCCCGACAAGGCGACAGGTATTTCTATACTTTGCTGAAGCCACTTACTTCGCTGGACGATCTTTCAGATTCTGATTTTGTAGACTGGGGCGAAGAACAGAATTTCAAGGTGGAAACAGCTGTTGGCGAGTGTGCAGGTGTGATCATTGACCTGGTGGCTACGTTGTTCTATGATTCTGAGGAAAAGCTCGACTGGGCGAATGAAGCCTTTGCGGAGGGCCGCTGGGCGGACTCGCTTTATCATAGCTACAATGTGTTTGTGACTTCTGCCAAGGCGTTGTTACTTTCTGAAGATGTGAAAAACAATACGCAGATAGCCATCATCAGAGACTTTGACAGAATTTTTGTTGAAAAAGGTGAGTTCACTTTCCCGGAAGGAAGCTTCGAAGCACACATCACCAAAATAAGCAGCAACGAGCCTACAAAGGCGTTCGCTGGCACATTTAAGGAGGAAGCGGCGGCATTTATTGAGAAGGTAAAAGCTACCCGTACCAAGCAGCTCATTGCATCCAATTAA
- the cobA gene encoding uroporphyrinogen-III C-methyltransferase, which translates to MNIQAKKLPKVSLVGAGPGDPELITLKAVKALQSADAVLYDALVNEELVGYAPASAVRLFVGKRAGRHSYRQEEINKLIVEHAYHYGHVVRLKGGDPFIFGRGQEEMDYVKSFGIDVEVIPGISSSHAVPAINNIPLTARGMSDSFWVITGTTSGGKVSNDLYYAAQSNATVIILMGMNKLKEIMGIFSRFQKDETPVAIIQNGSLPNQKMGIGTVSSITSIAREKRLGSPAIIVIGEVVKVAQKEEFMATILEQLEKKS; encoded by the coding sequence ATGAATATTCAGGCAAAAAAACTTCCAAAAGTTTCCCTGGTTGGCGCCGGCCCGGGTGACCCTGAGCTAATTACGCTGAAAGCAGTGAAGGCCTTGCAGTCGGCTGATGCAGTGCTTTACGACGCCCTGGTTAACGAGGAACTGGTCGGCTATGCCCCTGCGTCGGCCGTCAGGCTTTTTGTAGGCAAAAGAGCCGGTAGACATAGCTACAGGCAGGAGGAAATCAATAAACTGATTGTGGAGCATGCCTATCACTACGGGCATGTGGTACGCCTGAAAGGCGGAGATCCTTTCATTTTCGGTCGTGGACAGGAAGAAATGGATTACGTGAAAAGCTTTGGGATTGACGTGGAAGTAATTCCTGGCATCAGCAGTTCGCATGCCGTTCCAGCTATAAACAATATCCCCCTTACTGCCCGAGGCATGAGCGACAGCTTTTGGGTGATTACGGGTACCACCAGTGGTGGCAAAGTATCGAACGATCTCTACTATGCTGCCCAATCAAATGCCACTGTTATCATCCTGATGGGGATGAACAAGCTGAAGGAAATTATGGGAATCTTTTCCAGGTTTCAAAAAGACGAAACGCCCGTCGCTATTATTCAGAACGGCAGCCTGCCCAATCAAAAAATGGGTATTGGCACTGTGTCGAGCATTACCTCTATTGCCCGGGAAAAAAGACTCGGCAGCCCAGCCATTATCGTTATTGGTGAAGTGGTAAAAGTTGCGCAGAAAGAAGAATTCATGGCAACGATACTGGAACAACTGGAAAAAAAGTCATGA
- a CDS encoding DUF5916 domain-containing protein, producing the protein MKHTILFLLVAGHFFAQAQSNSTKSYTTAHIIGAAPEIDGYINDPVWEEVDWAGGDFRQVNPDKGKPATVQTKFKILYDAKNLYVAFRCYDPEPDKIVRRMSRRDGFDGDWVEINIDSYYDKRTAFSFTSSVSGVKGDEYISNNGDNWDDSWDPIWYLKTSIDEEGWVAEIRIPLSQLRFAEKPELTWGIQVQRLYFRNQERSQWQYIPPDAAGYVHLMGEMTGIKGIKPQKQLEIQPYVVTKMERFEKEEGNPYLTGRSAGADVGLDAKIGITSDVTLDLTVNPDFGQVEADPSQVNLSAFELFFQERRPFFTEGNNTLNFPVSQNDNNILFYSRRIGRQPQGGVDTDASGPDAVDEYVKPNNRTTILGAAKLTGKNKKGFSWGILESATSKEYAEIDSLGHIRKEAIEPFTNYFVARGQQDINKGNSILGGIVTGVNRNIKDQQLDWLHDAAYSAGVDFLHNWSERKYYVSSKIMMSHVKGSAEAISNTQLSSERYFQRPDNDHTEYDPTRTSLTGTGGEVIVGKKSGNLISDLGIVWQSPGFELNDIGYLAQTDNISQWFWMQYRILQAKGITRWQRYNINQWKEYDFGWRSLNEGYNVNAHAEFKNFWQSGGGITYRVRSASNADLRGGPTIAYPGMFNFWAYTGTDPRKKFHVNVNPEFGVGRENYRRYAGLYFNFTLRPTNALNISVSPTFETSKNQLQYVSSPTTDDGSRYIMGTIDQTTARVVFRATYMITPNLSVQYYGQPFGTSGKYSEFKSITDASASEYSQRYIPLPASVMSTGNDQYFVDENNDGTSDYSFGKPDFNFGQFRSNMVVRWEYIPGSTLFLVWTRERNGAFYDSHPDHDKYSFDFDERGHNIFLFKFTYRFVL; encoded by the coding sequence ATGAAGCATACCATTTTATTTTTATTGGTGGCCGGTCATTTTTTTGCTCAGGCTCAGTCAAACTCTACTAAATCATACACCACGGCTCACATTATTGGAGCCGCTCCCGAAATCGACGGCTACATCAACGACCCTGTGTGGGAAGAGGTAGACTGGGCCGGGGGCGATTTTCGGCAGGTAAACCCCGACAAAGGCAAGCCAGCCACAGTGCAGACTAAGTTTAAGATACTTTACGACGCTAAAAACCTCTACGTGGCTTTCAGGTGCTACGACCCTGAGCCCGACAAAATAGTAAGGCGGATGTCACGGAGAGACGGATTCGATGGCGACTGGGTAGAAATTAATATTGACAGCTACTACGACAAAAGAACTGCGTTTTCTTTCACTTCCTCCGTCTCCGGTGTAAAGGGAGATGAGTACATTTCGAACAACGGCGACAATTGGGACGACAGTTGGGATCCTATTTGGTATCTCAAAACAAGCATTGATGAAGAAGGGTGGGTCGCCGAAATAAGAATTCCGCTAAGCCAGCTCCGATTTGCTGAAAAACCAGAGTTAACCTGGGGCATACAAGTGCAGCGCCTTTACTTCCGCAACCAGGAGCGCTCGCAGTGGCAGTATATCCCTCCTGATGCTGCTGGTTATGTCCACCTGATGGGTGAAATGACTGGAATTAAGGGAATAAAGCCACAGAAGCAGCTGGAGATTCAGCCGTATGTAGTTACAAAGATGGAGCGCTTTGAAAAGGAAGAGGGCAACCCTTACTTAACTGGCCGTTCTGCCGGAGCAGACGTGGGCCTTGACGCAAAAATCGGAATCACCAGCGACGTCACACTTGACCTTACCGTTAACCCCGATTTTGGACAGGTGGAGGCGGATCCTTCGCAGGTCAATCTGAGCGCCTTCGAGCTTTTTTTTCAGGAACGAAGACCCTTCTTTACCGAAGGAAACAATACCCTCAATTTTCCTGTTTCGCAAAACGATAACAACATCCTGTTCTACTCACGCCGGATTGGCAGGCAGCCGCAAGGAGGGGTAGATACGGATGCTTCTGGCCCCGATGCTGTCGACGAATACGTAAAGCCCAACAACCGGACAACCATTCTTGGCGCTGCCAAGCTGACTGGCAAGAATAAAAAAGGATTCTCCTGGGGAATCCTTGAAAGTGCGACCTCGAAAGAGTATGCGGAAATTGATAGCCTCGGCCATATCAGAAAAGAGGCAATTGAGCCGTTCACTAATTACTTTGTAGCCCGGGGGCAGCAGGATATTAACAAGGGAAATTCGATACTTGGCGGCATTGTAACTGGCGTAAACCGCAATATTAAAGACCAGCAGCTGGATTGGCTGCATGATGCGGCGTACTCTGCAGGTGTCGACTTTCTGCACAACTGGAGTGAAAGAAAATACTACGTCAGCAGCAAAATAATGATGAGCCATGTAAAGGGAAGTGCTGAGGCCATTTCCAATACGCAGCTGTCGTCTGAGCGTTATTTTCAGCGGCCCGATAACGATCACACCGAGTACGACCCAACACGCACGTCGCTAACAGGCACAGGCGGTGAGGTGATTGTGGGGAAGAAAAGTGGTAACCTTATCAGCGACCTCGGCATTGTTTGGCAGTCGCCGGGGTTCGAATTGAATGATATTGGTTACCTGGCGCAAACAGACAATATTTCGCAGTGGTTCTGGATGCAATACCGGATACTGCAGGCCAAAGGCATAACCCGGTGGCAGCGCTATAATATCAACCAGTGGAAAGAGTACGATTTTGGCTGGCGTAGCCTCAACGAAGGATACAATGTGAATGCGCACGCCGAGTTCAAAAACTTTTGGCAGTCGGGCGGTGGCATTACCTACCGAGTCCGAAGCGCTTCCAACGCTGATTTGAGGGGCGGCCCAACCATTGCTTATCCCGGCATGTTCAATTTCTGGGCTTACACAGGCACCGATCCAAGGAAAAAATTTCATGTCAACGTAAATCCTGAGTTTGGGGTCGGTAGGGAGAATTATCGCAGATATGCTGGCTTATATTTTAATTTTACACTGAGGCCAACCAACGCTTTGAACATTTCTGTTTCTCCAACCTTTGAAACCAGCAAGAATCAATTACAATATGTTTCGTCGCCCACCACAGATGATGGTAGCAGGTACATAATGGGGACAATAGACCAGACCACGGCCAGGGTTGTGTTCAGGGCTACGTACATGATCACTCCGAATCTTTCGGTTCAATACTACGGGCAGCCTTTCGGCACTTCAGGAAAATATAGCGAGTTTAAATCCATCACCGACGCCAGCGCCTCGGAGTACAGTCAGCGTTACATTCCGCTTCCTGCCAGTGTCATGTCAACCGGCAACGACCAATATTTTGTTGATGAAAACAACGATGGCACGTCCGATTACTCCTTCGGAAAACCGGATTTCAATTTTGGACAGTTCCGCTCCAATATGGTCGTTCGATGGGAGTATATACCTGGCTCCACACTGTTCCTGGTCTGGACAAGGGAAAGAAATGGTGCCTTCTACGACTCCCATCCTGATCATGACAAATACTCTTTTGACTTTGATGAACGGGGGCACAATATTTTCCTTTTCAAGTTCACCTACAGGTTTGTTTTGTAG